The bacterium genome window below encodes:
- a CDS encoding enolase C-terminal domain-like protein, with protein sequence MKITDLKIDPINITYTHTMSSATSKASGTSKCIVRLGTDDGIVGLGEAPGGAETQEEILRAYEALRGQDPFRIEAIVERLPGPHRGLYGPTPTAMSAVEMAVWDIMGKAVGRPVCDLLGGRYRSAVPVCAPLFTHEDTEADFASATLGAAEEAIARWGFGAVKVKAGVYRPGSELGALRALRRKFGDGLALRVDPNGVWSPEESIRFGQRALDLDLEWMEDPTWGIEGMQRVRSTVPIPLATNMCVRNFDEVPVAFRAQAADVILGDHRIWGGMWPTRKLAALCEGMNIGFGLHSSHELGIATAARLHLAAATAHLSYPIDVTHWFHADDVIAGGPLPIAGGTIAVPTGPGLGVELDPEALERGTARYGRDGQYVTTFTNPSRYRWWV encoded by the coding sequence GTGAAGATCACCGATCTGAAAATCGATCCCATCAACATCACGTACACGCATACGATGTCCTCCGCCACGTCCAAGGCGAGCGGGACGAGCAAGTGCATCGTACGCCTCGGTACCGACGACGGCATCGTCGGGCTCGGCGAGGCGCCGGGAGGCGCCGAGACCCAGGAGGAGATCCTGCGGGCCTATGAGGCGCTCCGCGGTCAGGATCCGTTCCGCATCGAGGCGATCGTGGAACGCCTCCCCGGGCCGCACCGCGGATTGTACGGGCCGACGCCGACCGCGATGTCCGCGGTCGAGATGGCGGTGTGGGACATCATGGGCAAGGCCGTGGGGCGGCCGGTGTGCGACCTGCTCGGCGGCCGGTATCGGAGCGCCGTCCCCGTCTGCGCGCCGCTGTTCACCCACGAAGACACCGAGGCCGACTTCGCCTCGGCGACGCTGGGGGCTGCGGAGGAAGCGATCGCGCGATGGGGGTTCGGGGCGGTCAAGGTGAAGGCCGGCGTGTACCGCCCGGGGTCGGAGCTCGGGGCGCTGCGCGCCCTGCGCCGGAAGTTCGGCGACGGCCTCGCGCTGCGCGTCGACCCGAACGGCGTCTGGTCCCCGGAGGAGAGCATCCGATTCGGGCAGCGGGCGCTCGATCTGGACCTGGAATGGATGGAGGATCCGACGTGGGGCATCGAAGGCATGCAACGCGTGCGCTCCACCGTCCCCATTCCCCTCGCGACCAATATGTGTGTTCGCAACTTCGACGAGGTCCCGGTCGCGTTCCGCGCTCAGGCCGCGGACGTCATCCTCGGCGACCACCGGATCTGGGGCGGCATGTGGCCGACGCGGAAACTCGCGGCGCTGTGCGAGGGAATGAACATTGGGTTCGGGCTGCACAGTTCGCACGAGTTGGGGATCGCCACCGCCGCCCGGCTGCACCTCGCAGCGGCCACCGCGCACCTTAGCTACCCGATCGACGTCACGCACTGGTTCCACGCGGACGACGTGATCGCCGGCGGTCCGCTGCCGATCGCCGGCGGCACGATCGCCGTGCCGACCGGCCCCGGCCTCGGCGTCGAACTCGACCCGGAAGCGCTCGAACGCGGCACGGCCCGCTATGGGCGCGACGGTCAGTACGTCACGACGTTCACCAACCCGTCCCGCTACCGGTGGTGGGTGTGA
- a CDS encoding type IV secretory system conjugative DNA transfer family protein — protein MVPLPVASLILAGSSCASILLGLLRVPKVTGRQVRPIAAASWAGWSEAALFAAPGPFLLGLWPSSGRRLYLAEEQLSGHVLVLGPSRAGKTAGAIATNILLRDSVRESIVVMDVKTGPRALWSITAGRYGDRAHLFCPLFDRSVSYNPLEDVRSIGAAQRKAALLVHNTTPRDLSGDARVYTGATRDLAALLFLHVQQHRDGGGHTVAAVYRLALSGAAGVREVLRTSRVPEVREHHGMFAARERRVQEAAVTGLLERLAPWADPFVCDATSAHWDLGRLGREPLALFILLPEDEAERLHPLVAWLVADLLDGLIAQADQEGLRCPVRLYLDEFRRFGYLAGLSDRLPTLRERRVSVVLGAQVLSQIEEVYGPRDARTIVANAETKIIFRAGDLETARMTSAWLGDTAVPSVSVTSGRGTGRSTTVRPSVRPLAAPEELVRMPERSVIVLTGATRPLALRQARYFEMPGLAATVPPFPLRRRAAPSVTGPVDTVAPTPRGSRVPRRAPAPRPAGGVRP, from the coding sequence GTGGTCCCACTGCCCGTCGCATCCCTGATCCTCGCCGGGTCGAGCTGCGCGTCGATCCTGCTCGGCCTGCTCCGCGTCCCGAAGGTCACGGGTCGCCAGGTCCGGCCGATCGCCGCCGCCTCGTGGGCAGGATGGTCCGAAGCGGCTCTGTTTGCCGCGCCGGGCCCGTTTCTGCTCGGGCTATGGCCCAGCAGCGGCCGACGTCTCTATCTCGCCGAAGAACAACTCTCGGGGCACGTTTTGGTGCTCGGCCCCTCCCGCGCCGGCAAGACGGCCGGCGCGATCGCCACGAATATTCTACTCCGGGATTCTGTCCGGGAGAGCATCGTGGTGATGGACGTGAAGACCGGGCCGCGTGCACTGTGGAGCATCACCGCGGGTCGGTACGGCGATCGGGCGCATCTCTTCTGTCCCTTGTTCGATCGGTCGGTGTCGTACAATCCGCTCGAGGACGTGCGCTCGATCGGCGCCGCGCAGCGGAAGGCGGCGTTGCTGGTGCACAACACGACCCCTCGGGACCTGTCGGGCGACGCTCGCGTCTACACGGGTGCGACACGAGACCTGGCAGCGCTGCTGTTTCTGCACGTGCAGCAGCACCGCGACGGGGGCGGCCACACCGTGGCGGCCGTCTATCGTCTCGCGCTGTCCGGGGCCGCCGGAGTCCGGGAGGTGCTGCGGACGAGCCGCGTGCCGGAGGTGCGGGAGCACCACGGGATGTTCGCGGCGCGCGAGCGCCGGGTGCAGGAGGCGGCGGTTACGGGTCTGCTCGAGCGCCTGGCGCCCTGGGCGGATCCGTTCGTCTGCGACGCGACCTCCGCGCACTGGGATCTCGGCCGGCTGGGGAGAGAGCCGCTAGCATTGTTCATTCTCCTGCCCGAGGACGAGGCAGAGCGGCTCCACCCGCTCGTCGCGTGGCTGGTTGCCGACCTGCTCGATGGCCTCATCGCTCAGGCGGATCAGGAGGGCCTCCGGTGCCCGGTCCGTCTGTATCTCGACGAATTCCGCCGGTTCGGCTACCTGGCGGGGCTCAGCGACCGCCTGCCGACGCTGCGGGAGCGGCGTGTCAGCGTCGTGTTGGGCGCACAGGTCCTCAGCCAGATCGAGGAGGTGTACGGACCGCGTGACGCGCGTACGATTGTGGCCAACGCGGAGACGAAGATCATCTTCCGCGCCGGCGACCTCGAGACCGCCCGCATGACGAGCGCTTGGCTCGGCGACACCGCCGTGCCGTCGGTCTCGGTCACGAGCGGCAGGGGGACGGGCCGGAGCACGACGGTTCGTCCCTCCGTCAGACCGCTCGCAGCACCCGAGGAGCTGGTGCGGATGCCCGAGCGGTCCGTCATCGTCCTCACTGGCGCGACGCGGCCGCTGGCGCTCCGACAGGCGCGCTACTTCGAGATGCCCGGCTTGGCCGCCACGGTGCCGCCGTTTCCGCTGCGGCGGCGGGCCGCCCCATCCGTCACGGGCCCCGTCGACACGGTAGCCCCCACCCCGCGCGGGTCACGCGTGCCGCGACGAGCCCCGGCGCCGCGTCCGGCCGGGGGCGTCCGGCCGTAG
- a CDS encoding replication-relaxation family protein, translating to MPSATIAAALLRLTSRDRQLVTTLAELRYLTAPQIREACYPSLSIASTSRRLTLLRSRRVLDCLGHRSFDDRRAFWGLGAVGRLAAGALVEDHAPRPAALAVGALLMDHLVATNQIFCDLCAECRAGRLGRFAWLGSHHTHMDLGLTHLVPDAAIMVSVPDGLPWMYCLERDRGTTSPDFLADKCRRYRLMCQVAQERTDDPLWEPRADACLVVACDDDRRAALAARVAAAAGIERAWCGRADECAAALAAAAGAAHAPAAARSDGPVARALPWPGGGAGVSYGVVDDVAPRASVATVAPGRGGAAEASA from the coding sequence ATGCCGTCCGCGACGATCGCGGCCGCGCTCCTGCGGTTGACCTCGCGTGATCGCCAGCTCGTCACGACCCTTGCGGAGCTGCGGTATCTGACCGCGCCTCAGATCCGCGAGGCGTGTTATCCTTCGCTCTCCATCGCGAGCACATCGCGGCGATTGACTCTCCTCCGGAGCCGCCGCGTGCTCGATTGTCTCGGCCACCGCTCGTTCGACGACCGCCGCGCGTTCTGGGGGTTGGGTGCGGTCGGACGACTCGCCGCGGGCGCCCTGGTCGAAGACCACGCGCCCCGGCCGGCGGCGCTCGCGGTCGGTGCCCTGCTGATGGACCATCTGGTCGCCACGAATCAGATTTTCTGCGACCTGTGCGCCGAGTGTCGCGCCGGGCGGCTCGGCCGATTCGCGTGGCTTGGGAGCCACCACACGCACATGGATCTCGGTCTCACGCACCTCGTGCCCGACGCGGCGATCATGGTGTCGGTTCCCGACGGGCTCCCCTGGATGTATTGCCTTGAGCGCGATCGCGGAACGACGTCGCCGGACTTCCTGGCCGACAAGTGCCGCCGGTACCGGCTGATGTGCCAGGTCGCACAGGAGCGCACCGATGACCCGCTGTGGGAACCCCGGGCCGACGCCTGTCTGGTCGTCGCCTGCGACGATGATCGGCGGGCGGCCCTCGCCGCGCGTGTGGCGGCGGCCGCAGGCATCGAGCGGGCATGGTGCGGTCGCGCGGACGAATGCGCGGCGGCGCTGGCCGCTGCGGCCGGCGCCGCGCACGCACCGGCCGCGGCGCGTTCGGACGGTCCCGTTGCCCGGGCGCTCCCGTGGCCGGGCGGCGGCGCGGGCGTGTCGTACGGCGTCGTGGACGATGTGGCGCCGCGCGCCTCCGTCGCGACGGTCGCGCCCGGTCGCGGCGGGGCGGCGGAGGCGTCCGCCTGA
- a CDS encoding dipeptidase codes for MNVAAADAYLTKAHDRHLEELMAFLRIPSVSALPAHRDAVAKAADWLAERLRAVGTPDVRILPTAGNPVVYGHWHVRDGAPTILIYGHYDVQPVDPLALWESPPFEPTVRDGCLFARGATDDKGSLYTPIAALDAVREVAGAPALNLKFMFEGEEEIGSPNLGPCIAEHSTLLDADLSISADGSMLDVDTPSLTIGNRGLTAVQIDARGARTDLHSGVYGGAVPNPIHALTTLLAGMHDAQGRVTVQGFYDEVRPLTASDRQEIARVPFDEASYRSQLAVTALTGEPEYTPVERVTVRPTLEINGIWGGFQGDGIKTVLPAEAHAKITCRLVPDQDPDWVADAIERHVHRHAPAGVKFTVSRFPGKAHAYMMPSDHPGLAAAANALKDVYGKDPVRVRIGGTLPVSDLLRSGLGMWLVFFAFGEPDNRMHAPNEFLRLQSFDRGARAYVRLFEELGALAPTALRAG; via the coding sequence ATGAACGTTGCCGCCGCGGACGCATACCTGACGAAAGCACACGACCGGCATCTCGAGGAGCTGATGGCGTTCCTCCGCATTCCGAGCGTGAGCGCGCTTCCGGCGCACAGGGACGCCGTGGCCAAAGCCGCGGACTGGCTCGCGGAGCGTCTCAGGGCGGTGGGCACGCCCGACGTGCGTATCCTGCCGACCGCCGGGAACCCGGTCGTGTACGGCCACTGGCACGTACGGGACGGAGCGCCGACGATCTTGATCTACGGCCACTACGACGTGCAGCCCGTGGATCCGCTCGCCTTGTGGGAATCCCCGCCGTTCGAACCAACCGTGCGGGACGGCTGCCTGTTCGCCCGCGGGGCGACGGACGACAAGGGAAGCCTGTACACCCCGATCGCCGCGCTCGACGCGGTGCGCGAGGTGGCCGGGGCGCCGGCGCTCAACCTGAAGTTCATGTTCGAGGGCGAGGAGGAAATCGGCAGCCCCAACCTCGGACCGTGCATCGCTGAGCACAGCACCCTGCTGGACGCGGATCTGTCGATCAGCGCCGACGGCTCGATGCTGGACGTGGACACGCCCTCGCTGACGATCGGCAACCGGGGGCTCACGGCGGTCCAGATCGATGCGCGGGGTGCGCGCACGGACCTGCACTCCGGCGTGTACGGCGGAGCGGTCCCGAACCCGATCCACGCCCTGACGACGCTCCTCGCCGGGATGCACGACGCGCAGGGCCGGGTCACCGTTCAGGGATTCTACGACGAGGTACGCCCGCTCACCGCGTCAGATCGGCAGGAGATCGCCCGCGTGCCCTTCGACGAAGCGTCCTACCGGTCGCAACTCGCGGTCACGGCGCTCACCGGCGAGCCGGAGTACACGCCGGTGGAACGCGTGACGGTCCGGCCGACCCTCGAGATCAACGGTATCTGGGGCGGCTTCCAGGGCGACGGCATCAAGACGGTACTCCCCGCGGAGGCGCACGCCAAGATCACCTGCCGCCTGGTGCCGGATCAGGATCCGGACTGGGTCGCCGACGCGATCGAGCGGCACGTCCACCGCCACGCGCCGGCCGGGGTCAAGTTCACCGTGTCGCGCTTCCCTGGCAAGGCGCACGCCTACATGATGCCATCCGACCACCCCGGGCTGGCCGCGGCCGCCAACGCGCTCAAGGACGTGTACGGAAAGGATCCCGTCCGCGTCCGGATCGGCGGCACGCTCCCGGTCTCGGATCTGCTGCGGAGCGGCCTCGGGATGTGGCTCGTGTTTTTCGCGTTCGGCGAGCCCGACAACCGGATGCACGCGCCGAACGAGTTCCTGCGCCTCCAGAGTTTCGACCGCGGCGCGCGCGCCTACGTGCGCTTGTTCGAGGAGCTCGGCGCGCTCGCGCCGACCGCGTTGCGGGCCGGCTGA
- a CDS encoding S9 family peptidase, whose protein sequence is MERSHAAASATRSITVEDGLALRIANDPQIAPDGSRVVCAVTVVDVAANGYQSHLWVAPVSGDAPWQLTTAAARDAGPRWSPDGGCVAFLSDRGGPKQLWVIAAGGGEARPLTSGALSPSEFAWAPDGRSIAFVGKPEAAPSDEASDVRVISRLHYKQDGEGIWDGRWKQVFVVDADGGGLRQVTQGDYDHINPAWSPDGALLAYAGDASPDADLAGAGDIWVVPVGGAAPPRPLTRCAGPALLPCWSPDGTHVAYVGHDNVYWGASHLRVWVVPATGGESRCLSRGHDRSVEHHIGSDVRANASTGGLTWSPDGGRIYFMTADGGSTQIASVAVADGAVRLETTGDHDVVGCSLDRAGRRLACVEGDPRTPGEVAVAELGDPAPRALRRLTRWNGAVLDALALAVPERFECTGADGWPVEGWVMKPAGTVAGDRIPTVLEIHGGPHSAYGYAFMHQFQLLCAAGYGVVYANPRGSQGYGEAFCAATHHDWGGKDYEDLMRVVDHTVGAHAWIDPDRLGVAGGSYGGYMTNWIVGHTQRFRAAVTMRTTCDRYAQWGTSDIAYHNGRWEFPGDPWDAAEFYRERSPITYVRQMKTPMLILHGENDLRCPIAQSEQLFTALMKLGTPALFVRFPGESHGMSASGQPRHRVAQLRHILAWLDRYLRPAQPARNAVGASAPSSSNKRT, encoded by the coding sequence ATGGAGCGGTCCCACGCCGCAGCCTCCGCGACCCGCTCGATCACGGTCGAAGACGGGCTCGCGTTGCGGATCGCGAACGATCCACAGATCGCGCCGGACGGTTCCCGCGTCGTCTGCGCGGTGACGGTGGTCGACGTCGCGGCGAACGGCTACCAAAGTCATCTGTGGGTGGCTCCCGTGAGCGGCGACGCACCGTGGCAGCTGACGACCGCGGCGGCGAGGGACGCCGGGCCGCGCTGGTCCCCCGACGGGGGATGCGTCGCGTTCCTCTCGGACCGGGGCGGTCCGAAGCAACTGTGGGTCATCGCCGCCGGCGGTGGGGAAGCGCGACCGCTCACGTCCGGGGCGCTGTCCCCGTCCGAGTTCGCGTGGGCCCCCGACGGGCGGTCGATCGCCTTCGTCGGCAAGCCGGAGGCGGCCCCGTCGGACGAGGCCAGCGACGTCCGCGTGATCTCGCGACTGCACTACAAGCAGGACGGCGAGGGTATCTGGGACGGTCGCTGGAAGCAGGTATTCGTCGTGGACGCGGACGGCGGTGGCCTCCGGCAGGTGACCCAAGGCGACTACGACCACATCAACCCGGCCTGGTCCCCTGACGGCGCGCTCCTCGCCTACGCGGGGGACGCGTCCCCGGACGCGGACCTGGCAGGCGCGGGCGACATCTGGGTGGTTCCCGTTGGCGGGGCCGCGCCGCCGCGCCCGCTGACGCGGTGCGCCGGGCCCGCCCTGTTGCCCTGCTGGTCCCCGGACGGCACGCACGTCGCGTACGTGGGCCACGACAACGTCTACTGGGGCGCGAGCCATCTCCGGGTGTGGGTCGTCCCGGCGACTGGGGGCGAGTCCCGGTGTCTCTCCCGCGGGCACGACCGGAGCGTGGAGCATCACATCGGGTCCGACGTGCGGGCGAACGCCAGCACGGGCGGGCTGACGTGGTCTCCGGACGGCGGCCGCATCTACTTCATGACCGCGGACGGCGGCAGCACCCAGATTGCGTCCGTGGCGGTCGCCGACGGCGCCGTCCGGCTCGAGACGACGGGTGACCACGATGTGGTCGGCTGCTCGCTGGATCGGGCGGGGCGCCGCCTCGCCTGCGTGGAGGGCGATCCGCGCACGCCCGGCGAGGTCGCCGTCGCCGAGCTGGGGGATCCCGCGCCGCGGGCGCTTCGCCGTCTCACGCGGTGGAACGGCGCCGTGCTGGACGCGCTGGCGCTTGCGGTACCGGAGCGGTTCGAATGCACCGGAGCGGACGGGTGGCCGGTCGAGGGCTGGGTCATGAAGCCGGCCGGGACCGTCGCGGGAGACCGGATCCCCACGGTGCTCGAGATTCACGGCGGGCCGCACAGCGCGTACGGGTACGCGTTCATGCATCAGTTCCAGCTCCTGTGCGCCGCGGGCTATGGCGTCGTCTACGCGAATCCGCGCGGCAGCCAGGGGTACGGCGAAGCGTTCTGCGCGGCGACCCATCACGACTGGGGCGGCAAGGACTACGAGGATCTCATGCGCGTCGTGGACCACACGGTCGGCGCGCACGCCTGGATCGATCCGGATCGGCTCGGCGTCGCCGGCGGCAGCTACGGCGGGTACATGACCAACTGGATCGTGGGACACACGCAGCGCTTCCGGGCCGCGGTGACGATGCGGACCACCTGCGATCGGTACGCGCAATGGGGGACGTCCGACATCGCGTACCACAACGGGCGTTGGGAGTTTCCCGGCGATCCATGGGACGCGGCCGAGTTCTACCGGGAGCGGTCACCCATTACGTACGTGCGTCAGATGAAGACGCCGATGTTGATCCTCCACGGCGAGAACGACTTGCGCTGTCCGATCGCGCAGTCGGAGCAGCTCTTCACCGCGCTGATGAAGCTTGGGACGCCGGCGCTGTTTGTGCGCTTCCCGGGTGAAAGCCACGGCATGTCGGCGTCGGGGCAGCCGCGGCACCGCGTCGCACAGTTGCGACACATTCTGGCGTGGCTCGACCGCTACCTCCGCCCCGCTCAGCCGGCCCGCAACGCGGTCGGCGCGAGCGCGCCGAGCTCCTCGAACAAGCGCACGTAG
- the nadC gene encoding carboxylating nicotinate-nucleotide diphosphorylase, translating to MPRDVIGESARRATRDDRDGLPPKSIAAIARALEEDIGSGDVTTNSIVPPDALMRGQIIAKQRGVVAGLDVARAAFQLFDSTISFAAQVAEGTRVTDRDVLAILSGPARSLLTVERVALNFLGRMSGVATLTRHLVDAVSGTRAVILDTRKTAPGLRVFDKLAVHRGGGQNHRMGLYDGILIKDNHIDQAGSVAEAVRRARTAGGALEIEVEARTLDDVRTALALGVTRVLLDNMSVDTMRQAVALTDGRASLEASGNVTLENVRAIAETGVDYISTGALTHSARVFDVSFLWQHRLPPA from the coding sequence ATGCCACGCGACGTCATAGGGGAGTCCGCTCGGCGCGCGACCCGGGACGATCGGGATGGGCTGCCGCCAAAGAGCATCGCCGCCATCGCACGCGCGCTCGAGGAAGACATCGGCAGCGGCGATGTGACGACCAACAGCATCGTACCGCCCGACGCGCTCATGCGAGGTCAGATCATCGCCAAGCAGCGCGGGGTCGTGGCCGGGCTGGATGTCGCCCGCGCGGCGTTCCAACTCTTCGATAGCACCATCAGTTTCGCCGCGCAGGTCGCAGAAGGCACACGGGTGACCGATCGCGACGTCTTGGCGATCCTGTCGGGGCCGGCACGTTCGCTGCTGACGGTGGAGCGTGTCGCGCTCAATTTTCTCGGCCGCATGTCCGGGGTCGCGACGCTGACACGTCACCTTGTCGACGCGGTCTCGGGGACGCGGGCGGTCATTCTCGACACGCGCAAGACGGCTCCGGGGCTGCGCGTGTTTGACAAACTGGCGGTGCACCGGGGTGGAGGGCAAAACCACCGCATGGGCCTGTATGATGGTATCCTTATCAAGGACAACCACATCGACCAGGCTGGGTCGGTTGCGGAAGCCGTGCGCCGCGCACGTACCGCCGGTGGCGCGCTGGAGATCGAGGTGGAAGCGCGCACCCTGGACGACGTGCGGACGGCGCTCGCGCTCGGCGTGACGCGCGTGCTGCTGGACAACATGTCGGTCGACACCATGCGCCAAGCCGTGGCACTCACGGATGGACGGGCGTCGCTCGAGGCCTCCGGGAACGTGACCCTCGAGAACGTCCGCGCGATCGCCGAGACAGGCGTGGATTACATCTCGACGGGCGCCTTGACGCACTCGGCCCGAGTGTTCGATGTGAGCTTCTTGTGGCAGCACCGTCTGCCCCCGGCCTGA
- the ssb gene encoding single-stranded DNA-binding protein produces MLNRIHLIGRLTRDPELRYIANGHPMAQFTLAVDRDFRPAGGDREADFVHCVTWRKLAEQVGQYCVKGRLVAVEGRLQTRAYEAQDGSRRKMTEVVGDRVWFLDSPRADTETATPRGESDAGVSAAESDPEALGADEDAPEID; encoded by the coding sequence GTGTTGAACCGAATCCACCTGATCGGCCGGTTGACCAGGGATCCGGAACTCCGATACATTGCCAACGGCCACCCGATGGCGCAGTTCACACTCGCCGTGGACCGGGACTTTCGGCCTGCTGGCGGGGATCGAGAGGCCGATTTCGTCCATTGCGTGACCTGGCGAAAGCTGGCCGAACAGGTTGGGCAGTACTGCGTCAAGGGACGCCTCGTCGCGGTCGAAGGACGACTGCAAACGCGGGCGTACGAGGCGCAGGACGGCAGCCGCCGCAAGATGACTGAGGTCGTCGGAGACCGCGTGTGGTTTCTGGACAGCCCCCGTGCCGACACCGAGACGGCGACGCCCCGCGGCGAGAGCGATGCGGGTGTGTCGGCCGCCGAATCCGACCCAGAGGCGCTCGGCGCGGACGAGGATGCCCCCGAGATCGACTGA
- the nadA gene encoding quinolinate synthase NadA, translated as MVTAISRETSADAMYALMKSRLEHIVPDAELAHKARLASEINRLKEARNAVILGHNYMEPALFHSIPDYTGDSLELSRQAAQTTADIIVFCGVQFMAETAKILNPSKTVLLPAERAGCSLAASITAGDVRALKQRFPGVPVVTYVNTYADVKAESDICCTSGNAAAVVNSLHTDTVIFIPDEYLARNVARETGKHVIFPTIMPAAGPGPSVDAQLVGWHGRCEVHDQFSVDDVRAIRQQFPDVVVLAHPECSPEVVAAADFSGSTTAMVKYVERTSAPQYLLLTECAMGDNVAAANPGKEMLRLCSVRCPHMNQITMEDTLRALQHTQYVIDVPEEIRLRAARSVERMLAIG; from the coding sequence ATGGTAACCGCAATTTCGCGCGAGACGTCGGCCGACGCCATGTACGCGCTGATGAAGAGCAGGCTCGAGCACATCGTGCCGGATGCCGAACTGGCGCACAAGGCCCGGCTCGCCTCCGAGATCAACCGGCTCAAAGAGGCCCGGAACGCGGTCATCCTCGGACACAACTACATGGAGCCGGCGCTGTTCCACTCGATTCCCGACTACACCGGCGACTCGCTGGAGCTGAGCCGGCAGGCGGCTCAGACCACGGCGGACATCATCGTCTTCTGCGGCGTGCAGTTCATGGCCGAGACGGCCAAGATCCTGAATCCGTCGAAGACCGTGTTGCTGCCCGCGGAACGTGCGGGATGCTCGCTGGCCGCCAGCATCACCGCCGGCGACGTCCGTGCGCTGAAGCAACGCTTCCCCGGCGTACCGGTCGTGACGTACGTCAACACGTACGCCGATGTCAAGGCCGAATCGGACATCTGCTGCACGTCGGGCAACGCCGCCGCGGTGGTGAACTCCCTGCACACCGACACGGTAATCTTCATCCCGGACGAATACCTGGCGAGGAACGTCGCGCGGGAGACGGGAAAGCACGTCATCTTCCCGACCATCATGCCGGCGGCGGGTCCCGGGCCGAGCGTGGACGCCCAGCTCGTCGGCTGGCACGGCCGCTGCGAGGTGCACGACCAGTTCAGCGTGGACGACGTCCGCGCCATCCGGCAACAGTTCCCCGACGTGGTCGTCCTCGCGCATCCGGAGTGCAGCCCGGAGGTCGTGGCCGCGGCCGACTTCTCAGGCAGCACGACGGCGATGGTGAAGTACGTCGAGCGGACGTCCGCGCCCCAGTACCTCCTGCTGACCGAGTGCGCCATGGGCGACAACGTGGCGGCGGCCAACCCCGGCAAGGAAATGCTGCGGCTGTGCAGCGTGCGATGCCCGCATATGAACCAAATCACGATGGAGGACACCCTTCGGGCGCTGCAGCACACGCAATACGTGATCGACGTCCCGGAGGAGATCCGGCTCCGAGCGGCGCGGTCGGTTGAGCGCATGCTCGCGATCGGCTGA
- a CDS encoding aminotransferase class V-fold PLP-dependent enzyme, with protein sequence MLRSDDASAAPLRGLRELFLLRPDVVFLNHGSYGACPRSVFEVYQRWQLELERQPVDFLFYRFRDLMQGARARLAEFVGAPAADDLVYVPNATTGLNVVARSVVLRPGDEVLGTDHEYGALDKTWTFVCGQQGAAYVRAELPLPLESPEQVVDAVWSRVTERTRVLFLSHITSPTALTLPVGPLVRRAREAGILTVVDGAHAPGQIPVDLHKLGVDFYAGNCHKWMCAPKGSAFLYARREMQPLLMPLVVSWGWPSGFVDQQQWQGTRDVAAFLSVPAAIDFLQEHNWPAVQRACHALARRARTALAAVSGLPLLSADSPVWYAQMASVPIPIPAADAPELRRRLWTEHQIEVPVTAWKDRAVLRVSIQGYNTEADVDALVSAVSAEVRPSQPCAGT encoded by the coding sequence ATGCTACGCTCAGACGACGCGAGCGCCGCGCCGCTCCGCGGTCTTCGTGAGTTGTTTCTCCTGCGGCCAGACGTGGTCTTCCTGAACCACGGATCGTACGGCGCCTGCCCGCGATCGGTGTTCGAGGTCTATCAACGCTGGCAGCTGGAGCTCGAACGGCAGCCGGTGGATTTTCTCTTCTACCGGTTCCGGGACCTGATGCAGGGCGCCAGAGCACGGCTGGCCGAATTCGTCGGCGCACCCGCCGCCGACGACCTCGTGTACGTGCCAAACGCAACCACGGGGCTCAACGTCGTCGCGCGTTCCGTGGTGCTGCGGCCCGGGGACGAGGTGCTCGGGACGGATCATGAGTACGGCGCGCTCGACAAGACCTGGACGTTCGTCTGCGGACAGCAGGGCGCCGCGTACGTGCGGGCGGAACTGCCGTTGCCGTTGGAATCTCCGGAGCAGGTCGTTGATGCGGTGTGGTCGCGCGTCACGGAGCGGACGCGGGTGTTGTTCCTCAGCCACATCACGTCCCCGACCGCGTTGACGCTCCCCGTTGGGCCGCTGGTCCGACGCGCTCGGGAGGCCGGGATTCTCACGGTGGTCGACGGGGCGCACGCGCCCGGGCAGATCCCGGTCGATCTGCACAAGCTCGGGGTAGACTTCTACGCCGGCAACTGCCACAAGTGGATGTGCGCGCCGAAAGGCTCCGCGTTTCTGTACGCGCGCCGCGAGATGCAGCCGCTGCTCATGCCGCTTGTCGTGAGCTGGGGCTGGCCGTCCGGGTTCGTGGACCAGCAGCAATGGCAGGGAACGCGTGACGTGGCGGCGTTTCTCTCCGTGCCCGCCGCGATCGATTTCCTCCAGGAGCACAATTGGCCGGCGGTGCAGCGGGCCTGCCACGCGCTGGCGAGGCGTGCGCGCACCGCCCTCGCCGCGGTGAGCGGCCTCCCGCTGCTGTCAGCGGATTCGCCGGTGTGGTACGCGCAGATGGCGAGCGTGCCGATCCCGATCCCCGCCGCCGACGCGCCGGAGCTGCGGCGGCGGCTGTGGACGGAGCATCAGATCGAGGTGCCGGTCACGGCATGGAAGGATCGGGCGGTGTTGCGCGTGTCCATTCAAGGGTACAACACGGAGGCGGACGTCGACGCGCTCGTCTCCGCGGTGTCCGCCGAGGTGCGGCCGTCGCAGCCGTGCGCGGGCACTTAG